The proteins below come from a single Vibrio diazotrophicus genomic window:
- the cyoB gene encoding cytochrome o ubiquinol oxidase subunit I: MFGRLTLDSIPYHEPIIMITLAVIAIVGLAVVTTITRMGKWQYLWNEWFTSVDHKKLGFMYIAAAMIMLLRGFADAVMMRSQQLLSSAGEAGYLPQHHYDQIFTAHGVIMIFFVAMPLVIGLMNIIVPLQIGARDVAYPFLNNLSFWLFVVGIILTNMSLAVGEFGRTGWLAYPPLSGIDASPGVGVDYWIWALQISGVGTTLSGVNFFATILRMRTPSMPLMKMPVFTWASLCSNILIIISFPILTVTIALLTLDRYLGMHFFTNDMGGNMMMYVNLIWAWGHPEVYILVLPVFGVFSEVTATFSRKKLFGYTSLVWATIVITILAFVVWLHHFFTMGGGANVNAFFGIATMIISIPTGVKIFNWLFTMYKGRITFTTPMMWTVGFLISFTIGGMTGVLMAVPGADFVLHNSVFLIAHFHNVIIGGVVFGCFAAITYWFPKATGFMLDETWGKRAYWCWITGFILAFLPLYALGFMGMTRRISQNLDPEFFPLLAVAAFGTAIIALGVLCQFIQIYVSVRDRHLNPDVTGDPWDGRTLEWATSSPPPFYNFAVIPKGNELDAFWYQKERGEHDITKEVEYQPIHMPKNTATGMYISAFALIFGFAMIWYIWWLAAVGFIGVVVTAIKHSFNEDIDYYVQVDEIKAIEEAHRKRVLEARGQVPAQNEDDSDMEVTYAR, translated from the coding sequence ATGTTTGGAAGACTTACTTTAGACTCCATTCCATACCATGAGCCAATTATCATGATCACGCTTGCTGTGATTGCGATCGTTGGCCTTGCTGTAGTTACGACTATTACTCGCATGGGTAAATGGCAGTATCTTTGGAATGAGTGGTTTACATCGGTAGACCATAAAAAGCTTGGCTTTATGTATATTGCTGCAGCGATGATCATGTTACTTCGTGGTTTTGCAGATGCAGTGATGATGCGTAGCCAACAGCTACTTTCATCAGCGGGTGAAGCAGGTTATCTGCCTCAGCACCACTATGATCAAATCTTTACCGCGCATGGCGTAATCATGATTTTCTTTGTGGCAATGCCGCTCGTCATTGGTTTGATGAACATTATTGTCCCACTGCAAATCGGTGCTCGCGATGTTGCGTATCCGTTTTTGAACAACCTCAGTTTTTGGTTGTTTGTTGTGGGTATTATCCTGACCAATATGTCTCTGGCTGTGGGTGAGTTTGGCCGTACTGGTTGGCTTGCGTATCCACCGCTTTCTGGCATTGATGCCAGTCCGGGAGTAGGGGTCGATTACTGGATTTGGGCGCTGCAAATATCCGGTGTGGGCACGACGTTATCAGGCGTGAACTTCTTCGCGACCATTCTACGTATGCGTACACCAAGCATGCCATTGATGAAGATGCCTGTTTTCACTTGGGCTTCGTTGTGTTCAAACATCCTGATCATTATTTCTTTCCCAATTTTAACGGTGACCATCGCGCTGCTAACGCTTGATCGTTACTTGGGCATGCACTTCTTCACCAATGACATGGGCGGCAACATGATGATGTATGTCAACCTGATTTGGGCATGGGGTCACCCAGAGGTTTACATCCTTGTACTACCTGTATTCGGTGTGTTCTCAGAAGTGACGGCAACCTTCTCTCGTAAGAAACTGTTTGGCTACACGTCACTGGTTTGGGCAACGATCGTTATTACCATCCTTGCTTTCGTTGTATGGCTACATCACTTCTTCACTATGGGTGGTGGTGCGAACGTTAACGCTTTCTTTGGTATCGCAACTATGATCATCTCAATTCCAACAGGGGTTAAGATTTTCAACTGGTTGTTCACCATGTACAAAGGCCGTATTACGTTTACTACTCCTATGATGTGGACGGTTGGCTTCCTGATCTCATTCACGATTGGTGGCATGACAGGCGTACTAATGGCAGTTCCGGGTGCAGACTTCGTATTGCATAACTCAGTATTCCTAATTGCGCACTTCCATAACGTCATCATCGGTGGTGTGGTATTTGGTTGTTTCGCGGCAATTACATACTGGTTCCCGAAAGCGACAGGTTTCATGCTTGATGAGACTTGGGGCAAACGCGCTTACTGGTGTTGGATTACAGGTTTCATCCTAGCGTTCCTGCCACTTTACGCGCTGGGCTTCATGGGTATGACTCGTCGTATCAGCCAAAATCTCGATCCAGAATTCTTCCCTCTGCTTGCAGTGGCAGCATTCGGTACTGCGATTATCGCGCTAGGCGTACTGTGTCAGTTCATTCAGATCTACGTCAGTGTTCGTGATCGTCACCTGAACCCTGATGTTACTGGTGACCCTTGGGATGGTCGTACTTTGGAGTGGGCGACTTCTTCTCCACCTCCGTTCTACAACTTTGCTGTGATTCCAAAAGGCAACGAGTTAGATGCTTTCTGGTACCAAAAAGAGCGTGGCGAACACGACATCACTAAAGAAGTGGAATATCAGCCAATCCATATGCCAAAGAATACGGCGACAGGTATGTATATCTCTGCCTTTGCACTGATTTTCGGTTTCGCAATGATTTGGTACATCTGGTGGCTGGCCGCTGTTGGTTTCATCGGTGTTGTCGTAACGGCTATCAAGCACAGCTTCAATGAAGACATCGATTACTACGTACAAGTTGATGAGATCAAAGCGATTGAAGAAGCGCACCGTAAACGTGTTCTAGAAGCAAGAGGTCAAGTACCGGCTCAGAACGAAGACGACAGCGATATGGAGGTGACTTATGCACGCTAA
- the cyoA gene encoding ubiquinol oxidase subunit II, translating into MEASRYKSILSRVGLFCAILLLSGCQSALLDPKGLVGVREKELIITSLLLMLIVVIPVILMTIYFAYKYRASNTEVEYAPEWSHSTKIELVVWTIPIIIIAILAVITWRSTHELEPSVPLKSDIKPVTIEVVSLDWKWLFIYPEQKIATVNYVAFPKDVPVTFKITSDNIMNSFFIPRLGSQIYAMPGMVTRLHLIANHEGEYKGISSSYSGEGFSHMKFVANALPDEQSFEEWVSEVKKQPSMLHAFSDYQALAEPSENVPVTYYSHIPQDLFESVVMQHMGSLNMSEGETQHSHMDMAEHKG; encoded by the coding sequence ATGGAAGCCTCAAGATATAAAAGCATCTTGTCGCGAGTGGGATTGTTTTGTGCAATTTTGCTCCTGTCTGGATGTCAGTCTGCTTTGCTGGATCCCAAGGGCCTAGTAGGAGTGCGCGAGAAAGAGTTGATCATTACCTCTCTTCTCTTGATGTTGATTGTTGTTATCCCTGTGATTTTAATGACAATTTACTTCGCCTATAAGTACCGTGCTAGCAATACCGAAGTTGAATATGCTCCTGAGTGGTCTCACTCAACTAAGATCGAGTTGGTTGTTTGGACGATTCCAATCATCATCATTGCGATTTTGGCTGTGATTACTTGGCGTTCGACTCACGAGCTAGAACCGTCTGTGCCGCTGAAAAGTGATATCAAACCCGTCACGATTGAAGTGGTCTCACTGGATTGGAAATGGTTGTTCATCTATCCAGAACAAAAAATCGCTACGGTTAACTACGTTGCCTTCCCTAAAGATGTTCCTGTAACGTTCAAAATTACGTCTGACAACATCATGAACTCTTTCTTCATTCCTCGTTTAGGCAGTCAAATTTACGCTATGCCCGGCATGGTGACACGTCTACACCTGATTGCGAACCATGAGGGAGAGTACAAGGGCATATCGTCAAGTTATAGCGGCGAAGGCTTTTCACACATGAAATTTGTCGCGAATGCACTACCTGATGAGCAAAGCTTTGAAGAGTGGGTTAGTGAAGTGAAAAAGCAGCCATCAATGCTACACGCTTTCAGTGATTACCAAGCGCTTGCAGAGCCAAGTGAAAACGTTCCGGTGACTTACTACTCTCACATCCCACAAGACCTATTCGAGTCGGTTGTTATGCAACACATGGGTTCACTCAATATGAGTGAAGGAGAGACACAACACAGTCACATGGACATGGCAGAACATAAAGGGTAA